The region TTAATAATTCGTTGTAGCATTCACGATAGTTGTTTCGGAAGTAAACCTTCTATTCAATCCCTAAACTTTTACTATTCTCTCTTCTATTTGGTCCTTGAACTATAAAAATATAACAAGTAAGCCCCCAGACTATTATTAATCCATCAAACTAGTCACCCAATTGTTTAAAAAAATAGGATAGAGAATGAGAGTTTATGGACTAATTTGATGTAATACGAAGTTAAAATCAAAACTAACCCAATTATGGAGTTTTGGATCTTGATCCAaaaaagtttctaaaaattcCTCCTAAAAACCTATGCATACATGGAAATCAAAACTTGTATTCAACCTAAGGATATGcaagaaaattataaaaaaaaaagattaCTACTGTATAAGATTAATAAGGTCAAAAACTTTACAGCGAGACTATGCAATAGAAAAATAATTTAGGTATGAACAAAATTTGCATTAACATGTACGTATAAACAATGATATTTTGAATCAAACAGGAGCAGCAGCATATACTGGAATGATTCAcgctaaagaagaagaagaaaagttAACTGTTTGCATGGAGAGATTACGTTTTGGGGAAATAATTAGGAAAGTAAGAAAATATTGAGAAAtaaagaagaaagaaaaaaaggaaGAGTAAGAAAGGATGAACCAGTAACAATGGCGGTGAGGCCAGTTGCATCGATTCCATGAGTGACTTGTTCAGCAGTTGAAGAACCAGAAAATCCAGAAACCCCTTTCTTGCTGCTGAATGGCCacatggtgatgatgatgatgatgatgcagtGGATGAAACTGAAGTGACGCTACGCTAGATATCTGAATGGTTGAAATATGATGAATTTCTCAATACAATTATTTTGCTATTTATTGAAAAAAAGTTATTAGAGGGAAAATTGCATTATGTGAAAAATTAAATGTTATTTTCGTTAAATTTAATTCCGTTGAAAACTGCATTAAATATTTTAGCCAATTTAGGcaaaatataaataaaatcaGTTCATTTGTTTTTATTAGCAAAAATATTTGGATTTTTAGTGGTTTTTTATGTGTTTAAAACAAGTAAAATAATAACTTTATTTTGACAATAAGATAAATACGCTTTTATTAAAGAAATTGcctttttttaaaatatatatatatatatatatatatatatatatatatatatatatatatatatatatatatatatatatatatgtgtgtgtgtgtgttaaTTCGTGTCTTAGAAAcataatttaaaaaataaatgaaaataatattttaaaattaatatattaattttaataaaaatatataattaattttttaattaatttttttaatataaattaaatGGATTTTGTATATTATGTCTAATGGATATGACACtagttatttatttattatatcgaaaaaattaaatatgaaaaaatgttgttcaataatttggatcatttaaatcaaacttcatttttttattacaacttttaattattttttgaaatatttattataaataaaagttaaataaaaaagtaaataaaatttttcttttatatattattatatgtAAACAAAAAATATCTCcaagaaatatatatatatatatatatatatatatatatatatatatatatatatatatatatatatatatattatatatatatattatatatatatatatatatatatatatatatatatatatatatatatatatatatatatatatatatatataatactaCAATTATTATAAGTATCCTTCCTGCATGTGCTTTATCATTTTAGAAGTAGTATTTTAATTTTTCCCCCAAAAtaacttttcaaaaaaaatgcGTTAGAACTGGCGAATTCATTTTGTAACAAGAGGAGGTGCCAACACCAATGACGCATGCTTTAGAAGCATTACATGGTGGCGCCAGGGGAGCTGACACCTATGCTTGGCCTTTGGTGTatgcgtcaattcatctggcgcatacaccttattattttttaattttaatttttttttaatttttttaataaataatgaaatataatattaaaaaaaattattcatgatataataaaAGTTACATGGGTTTGACAAAACTTTAATGACCGGACCGATCGAAACGCCCCCttgttccacatccaggtgcgttagtttgtcttTGAGATCTtccacgattttcctgaggtgtttggaGTCTTTGCGTGCTGACCTGATCCAACgatggctggtgtgaaggtccggtggaagttctggcggtatttgatagatgtgtcatcatttgttccaAATAGTCGGGGGGCTCTGGCCAACGACGCTTCCGTAATGTAGTTCGGAGCCCATGCTGTCGTAGTTGAGTCGATGTGGTTGGGTGAATTgtggacggtatagttgcccgaattgggacattgaatcgtttCGAAAACGAAGTAATGGTTCCTGGggtgtactatagttaaacaatggttgggtgtttTGGTGATGAGATGTTTGGATGGTCATTagtggggggctacgatgaagtgactCATATGAACCATCTAGGCTATAGACGATTGTGGTTGATGTGTATGGTTGTTAgtgggtagggtttgattcttggttttgtggttgGGTGAGTGACATGAATTGGTTGCAaagttgggtgtttggttgttgggtgtatgtggtaggttgatgtGAGGTTGGTTATTGGGTTTAggtggtttgacattggtgttggacgGAGACTTGTTGTTGGGTGTATGATGACAAAGCTAGTTGgcatggatcaatcaaataccgTGACTCAGACATAAATTGTTGCattgttaccgacctaaaccatgtcatatattgttgagttggtctagcaccatgAACAACTGattcgtttaagatgtgttgacgttgattcctccaatgacgacacatctcttttgtgaagtctctccagtcagaataatcccattggaAATCAACTATTTTTTTATGCCAATCTCCCTAACACGTCGGAGGTTCTTGAATCTGTTGCTGCATACCGAACTACAGTTttacccggtcactctggtgcatctccacagtagtgaaccggataattggtgtctttgttgtccaaactgcagaatcatcatggttaacctgatgatcaagacccaaatatggcctccagataaactaTACAACAATACAACACAATTAGATGATAAATAAATTGATAAGTATGTTTAAATTAAAATTGAGTTGCGTATGAGTATTACCTCGTCTGGTCCAATGTGATCCAATAGATTGCGGTAGACTACTATAACGTGTTTCATACACCTATTATAGTTCATCCCtctaactgaccacctagatcatAAACAATTGATAAATATTATGTATAGTTAATATTAatataaagtctaattaatcatatggtaaagttttaaacttactttgttgcaaacggGAATATGAATGACTTCTCGTTTACCGGCGCGAtcgacgacattcttgaccaatcccatgcttgtagcaaatacgcacatgaataaaaagtacaagtattttttttggcatttttacacattgcactatatagatggggcaacacagctgaaccccaactataagtgcttaccttattaatgttgcgtaacaacggtaaatacataatatttactaTATTACCAGTACTTTCTAGAAATAAAATAggtccagttcacacatgcatcctcgtaccggaagaggagtgattcttgggagattggatccatgagtccagttcacacatgcatgctcaCAAACCCAATGCAAGACCATCAGAAACTtagctctcagctaatatgcgatgaaatattgttTGTCATTGGCAacaatccgtcgttaaaggtgagtacaataatctcgcatattgtaGCACAATACCACTACAATCCATCATATATGAAGACTTGGATAGCTAggatagaggttggtgcgactgcggaaagttccaagcctttcgtatgccctactcccatgtcattgcggcatgttcaaaggttcgaagggatccatcctacttattatttgacgtttacaaagtcatcAGTCTATcaaatgtttacaaaattagttttttcgtagtggcaaaagaggattaccggccagaatatcaaggggacatcgtctggcacaacgaagttatgcgaaggaagaaacAGGGTTGCTCAAACAACACTCGTATTCTAACtgaaatggatacgacgaacaaaatggttagattatgtagttcatgccttcagtcaggtcacaatcgtactaactgtcctagtgttTGAATGAGCACAACaagataaattcacatgtacctctgttcaatatatgaaaaactaaatttatttcatattataagtttgtgaggaaataccattacataaacaataacacaaacaactaaaacaattaaaatacaataactaagcgattacaaccatcaatttttttttgaacatgtaatgcatcatcctatgaACGTCTCTATCAGTCTTAATATTCACCCActcacgcacttctccattttggttgaacgtggacacaattcgttggattcttctaatcctttcaccatctccaaaatttctccatctaaccaactgttcaacgtccgattaagacgttcaaacgaatttatattccaaagtcgaatctttatcggagacACAATGACGGAAAAAATTAAATCGGCATTTCGCTTGTGAAGGTGTCGGACATGGTTAAAACTCAAAAACTTGAAGAAGAGTGaagttgaatgaaagaaaatgtgGTTGTAGGATAAAAGTTGTGTAAAAAATATGGCTGAAGGGTATTTATAGAAGGAGTAAGAAAATGCATGCGCCAAAGGGTCAGGCGCCACACATGTCAACACATGTAGGCGCCAAAAGCATTGGCGCATGCACATGCAACTACATGCATGCGCTTGCTCCCTTGGCGCCACCATGTAATGCTTCTAAAGCACGCGTCAGTGGTGTTGGAGCCTCCTCTTGTTACAAAATGGGTGCGCCAGTTCTTCTGACGCGTCTTTTTTGAAAGGTGGTTATTTTggagaaaaaaattgaaaaattgatttttttgattttttttaaaatagtggttattttaaaaaataattcattaaaaataaaataaataaaaatgaaataatttcttaaaataaattatctttttttttcaattatGTGTAAGTGGAAAAATTCACAGACCACTATATGAAATTAAAACATCATCATATCAGATGTTCTTATGTTTCTCACATTATTCACAACTTTCAATGAGAAATTGTGGAGCTGTCAGTTGCCTTTGATTACAATAAGAACTTAGTTGCATAATATATATAACCGTAGTTTTTACTCGTTATGAGTCAATGATTAAAACACTTTATGCCCATATCAATTAGGTTTTAGAGAAATTTTTACTCAAATACCTtactttttcaaaaaaaaaaactcaaaaaaacTCACTTTTTAGATTAATTCTCAAACTACCTCACTTTGAAGAGGTGGCGCCAGATGAATGGACGTCTGCTCTTTAAGTTAAAGAGAcgacgccaattggattgacttaTGCACATGGTactgccaatccaattggcgtccaTGTGTAAAAAAGGAGAGGAGACGCCAATTATTCTGACGTCTCTGTGTATTGCATAATTTTttttctctataaatagaggtgttgtgtgattcattttttCACATCTCTTTTCATTATATTTCAAACATGGTTCGTCttcgtcgccgctatggaaaagtgatttattcgagagacaagcctccgatggagatgctcttctggaacatctgTCGTTTCGAGCAACTACATAAGGAGTTGGTTCGTTGGGTAGACGGAAACATACCTAAAGgcgaaaaaattagaagtattgagagacttgatGCCTTACGTGGATGGGTGCGagtaaaaaatgataaggatactagggaagtgatgtttggaccaaatgatatcaatttgattgttgtaatcaattagaaatgttatttttaaatgttgtggttgtcgttcaaaaagtcaattgttgaccaaaagtcaactattgTAAAAATGGTCATATTTGAATGAATCAAGACCTAAGAACCAAAATGGCCAATGATTAGGACATATCCAACGATTCATGGACCAAACACCAATGAAAATGACATGGAATAGACTAAGtgatgaacttgatgaatacCTAATCATGGATCAATGGACATGACCATAACTTGGATGAACAATGTCAAGCATGAAACAAAAACTCTAGCAAGGCCCAAGATGTACAATGAACTAGGTCATAATCAAAGATTCATGGACCAAACAACAATGGAAATGCGAATGGCATGAATGACATTGGCTAGATAAAATAGGTTAGGCATGCACTAAGCAAAATATGAACATGTAAGGCCATGAAGTGAATGCTAAACAGACCAAAGAAACCTCCATAATAGACCATGAACAAGTGGGTCTTGAATGGATCTTGACTAGGCAAGTGAAGCATACAAAATGGATGATGCAACAACCATATGCCTATCAAACACCGCAACAATCATTTCATCatttcctcgacgcatcattcacatcaatgtctcccttcaatcgtcctggtctccctccaataactcaaacacaacccaactactctggcatgggtcacgAACTCAGCTATAGCGATAGCGCTTCATTGCATACATAGGACTACGCGAATTTATCTGAATATCTTAGGCAATCTCCTGCaggtggtggtgatgttcctggaccctcaaatcctcaaacatctggggtgaatcatcaacgtgggttagggaCACACGTTTGGGTAGATAGGGGATGTGGTACCGGAGGTCGCTTAAGTCATCCTGGCCAACGACATTAGTCTTTATGGTATTCATTTATAAAtgcatattaatattaatatcaattggtctgatttcgacttttatctaaaatgtacattatttttcaaaaaaaattacacaacacacataggtgtcagaccaattggcgtctcctttAAAACCTAACACAcagacgccaattggattgacaacactaGATGTATAAGTCAATTCAATTGGCACCACCTCTTTAACGTAGAGAGCGGCACAAATTCATCTGACACCACATCTTCAAAGTGGGGTATTTTAAAAATTAATCTGAAATGTGgattatttttgaaaaaatagattatttgagtaaaaaaattgattttaaatattcaatttttaattaaaaaaatacttaaccaataaaaaaaattatttatgCACATCTATCAAAATCACAATTAATCTATTTTTTCACAAATTAAATAACAATTGATTATAACCCACAAAATATTAGATAAATCTAAAATCAtgtttaatattttttttttatcattaatcAAATTAAATAATATGTTAATAAATAGTTATTTTAAAATGCTTTTAATTATTCTATTTATTTTTCACAACACTTACAAATAGATGTACTTTTATATCTACGTGGAGATTAGATGCGAGCCTTTTTCTCATCATGTACTACTAATAACTCtcatttcttttttttataaataaattgTTCAATATGCCAATTCACTTTTAGTTGTAAAGTCCCTCCCTAATAATTTCTCTTTAAATTGAGGGTGCAATATGCATGAACCTTTCTACATCCTTATCCAATTTTGTATAGAATTTGACGGGAGAATACCACGGAAGAGATATACTTATCAAAAATAAATGGATCATCTATAATCTGTGGAATTTATTTTCATCCTCACTCGCCGCACTTACAAATGGATCTTTCTACGTGCTCCAAAGTCAATTTTTCCATCATTCCCCCAAAAAAGTAGCAAAATAAAAAAAGTATATAGGAAAAGtcattaatatatatatatatatataagttttaGTTGTATTTTATagtattttattttttatattagCGAAATATTTACTCAActaatcttttttttaaaaattctaaaataatctACTTTTCAGATTAATTCTCAAACTACCCCTCTTCACACTCTGAAGAGGTGACGTCAAAGTGCTATCACTCCAGTTTCAGTATCGCCACATTCACGCCAGAATTCCCTTATCGCCATTGAAATTGAATCAAAAGCTTTAAGTTTTTTCCCAATTCCATGTCTACCTCTCGTCTCTGCACCAACTGCAGCAACACCTCTCTTTTCCGCGATGATGACACTGGGGGATTGTTCTGTTCCTCCTGCGGCGCCGTTCAACCCTTCGATCAATACGAATCCTTCACCGGCGGCATCAACGGTCCACAAGGCACCTTCGTCCACATCGGAACCTCGGGTTCAGGTAACTTTTACTCTTACAAAGACAGAAAATTATTATCCGCGCGTAATTCCATTGAAGAATTCACTAATAGGTTAGGGTTATGTTCCAAAACTATTGAAATTAAATCCATGATTTCTGATATCACCGACGGTGAATTCGGTCAAGGGAACTGGTTTCAAGTTTTGATAGGCGCGTGCTGTTATGTCGTTATGCGAAAGGGTGATCGTCCTTTACCTATGGCGGAAATCGCTAATGCTCTTGCTTGTGATGTTTATGAGCTTGGAAAAATGATTCTTAGGGTTATGGATTTTTTGGATTTGAGAGGAAATGATTTTCCTGAGTTTGATATTGTGTATTCGTTGGAAAGGACTATTAATAGCTCttgttgttttgatgatgttgATAGGAGTTTGATTGATAAAATGAAGAAACAGGGGGTGTTTTTGTTGCAGTGTGCTGTGAAGTTGTTTTTGAGTACCGGCCGTAGGCCGCTTCCTTTGGTAGTTGCTATTTTGGTTTTGGTTGCTGAGATTAACCAGGTTGAAATTCGAATGGAGGATTTGGCGAAGGAGGTTCATGTCGTTGTTTCCACTTGTAGAACTAGATATAAAGAGCTTCTTGAGACGCTTGTAAAAATTGCACAAGTGTTGCCTTGGGGAAAAGATATAACTAAGAAAAATATTGTTAAGAATGCTCCTTTTGTAATTCAGTATATGgagaagaagtctatgtcaaagCCTGTTGAGAAGAGGAAGAATCTTGATCAGACTAGGTTTGATTTGGAAGATGTGGTTGCCGAGTGCTTAACACAAGAGAATGGATATGAGTATGGGGTTGATGGATTAGTTTCCCGTAAAGATTCTCAGTATCTTTTATTGCAAAGTAATGCGGATAGAGAAGGCATCAGGGATGTTGATACGCTGCAGATTTCACCTGAATGTTTATCACTGATGTATGAGAAGTTTTTAAATGAGAATCGTAGTGCCATGTCTTCAAGGAGTGCGAATGTTCAGAAACGGAGAAGGGTAGAATTTGATTTTCATGAGTGTAGGGAGTGGTGGGATGGAGAATCAGAACTGAGCAGAAAGCTTATACTGAGAAAGTTACTAGAGAAGGATATTGGTGTGGAAACCATGCCACCGTCATTTGTTAATGGTCAATTGAAATGTAAAATAAGGCGAGAGAGGATCGATGCTGCAAGGAAGCGGATAAAAAGAATAACTCATCCATTACATGCTGATCTCGATGATACTGTACCTCTTGGCATTTTAGATAGCACTTGCACTGAGAGAAGGAAGAAGAGAAGAGGAGTGGTAGTTGATGGTATTGATTGGGAAGACTTGATTATTGAGACACTTATTCTTCATCAAGTAA is a window of Lathyrus oleraceus cultivar Zhongwan6 chromosome 6, CAAS_Psat_ZW6_1.0, whole genome shotgun sequence DNA encoding:
- the LOC127091575 gene encoding plant-specific TFIIB-related protein PTF2 codes for the protein MSTSRLCTNCSNTSLFRDDDTGGLFCSSCGAVQPFDQYESFTGGINGPQGTFVHIGTSGSGNFYSYKDRKLLSARNSIEEFTNRLGLCSKTIEIKSMISDITDGEFGQGNWFQVLIGACCYVVMRKGDRPLPMAEIANALACDVYELGKMILRVMDFLDLRGNDFPEFDIVYSLERTINSSCCFDDVDRSLIDKMKKQGVFLLQCAVKLFLSTGRRPLPLVVAILVLVAEINQVEIRMEDLAKEVHVVVSTCRTRYKELLETLVKIAQVLPWGKDITKKNIVKNAPFVIQYMEKKSMSKPVEKRKNLDQTRFDLEDVVAECLTQENGYEYGVDGLVSRKDSQYLLLQSNADREGIRDVDTLQISPECLSLMYEKFLNENRSAMSSRSANVQKRRRVEFDFHECREWWDGESELSRKLILRKLLEKDIGVETMPPSFVNGQLKCKIRRERIDAARKRIKRITHPLHADLDDTVPLGILDSTCTERRKKRRGVVVDGIDWEDLIIETLILHQVKEEEIEKGHYNTLLGLHVFNSGVV